Proteins from a single region of Leuconostoc gasicomitatum LMG 18811:
- the cydD gene encoding thiol reductant ABC exporter subunit CydD codes for MIDKRLFKLEGIISTLLVLVFMTGIQGLAILAQGIFIARAIVDFWQNKLSSETSLSIALFALAFLVRQLLVVIKNKYMAVYADKAVETYRIKLLEKYTEIGSTIIADQGTGNAVTTLGVGLDNVKNYFQLLLIKVFDLSIIPWLILMYILYTKWEQGLFLLLIFPVVIIFFVILGLAAQSKADAEFVNFKNLNNRFVDALRGLPTLKQLGLADQYSDEIYQISEDYRKTTMRTLRIAMTSTFALDFFTTLSIAVVAVFLGFDLLNGEMTLLPALTILILAPEYFLPLRNFSDDYHATLNGKNALTDVLSMIDRPTIEDQDKLALTTWHNQTQLTLSHVDFSYSEQAVLKDINIQVTGYQKIAVVGESGSGKSTLLNIISGFLLPTDGQINVANQTIPHLAQVDWQKQFFYMPQHPYIFHDTLRENITFYAKNVTDEKIRIATQKAGLTEFVNELPEGLDSIVGESGRQVSGGQAQRIALARMLLDDQRKILFFDEPTAHLDIETEYDLKQTMAPILSSHLVFFATHRLHWLDQMDYVLVMRHGKIVEQGEPKQLLADGRSQLNQLRHDLGSV; via the coding sequence ATGATAGACAAAAGACTTTTTAAACTTGAAGGCATCATAAGTACGTTATTGGTACTCGTGTTTATGACTGGGATTCAAGGCTTGGCAATCTTGGCACAAGGTATATTCATAGCAAGAGCAATTGTTGATTTCTGGCAGAACAAATTATCATCTGAAACGAGCCTTAGCATTGCTTTATTTGCGCTAGCTTTTCTTGTACGACAACTTTTAGTTGTTATAAAAAATAAATATATGGCAGTTTATGCTGACAAGGCGGTTGAGACTTATCGCATTAAGCTGTTAGAAAAATATACAGAGATAGGATCAACTATAATTGCTGATCAAGGAACTGGGAATGCGGTGACAACTCTTGGTGTTGGTTTAGATAACGTTAAAAACTATTTTCAACTTTTATTGATTAAAGTATTTGATTTAAGCATCATTCCTTGGTTGATTTTAATGTATATTTTGTATACTAAATGGGAACAAGGACTGTTTTTACTGTTAATTTTTCCAGTGGTAATTATCTTCTTTGTCATTTTAGGTTTGGCAGCACAGAGCAAAGCAGATGCAGAGTTTGTTAACTTTAAAAATTTAAATAATCGTTTTGTTGATGCATTACGTGGTTTACCAACTTTAAAACAACTTGGATTGGCAGATCAGTATAGTGATGAAATTTATCAAATCTCTGAAGATTATCGAAAAACAACTATGCGAACGTTACGAATTGCAATGACGTCAACTTTTGCTTTAGATTTTTTTACGACACTGTCCATTGCCGTTGTTGCTGTTTTTTTAGGATTTGATTTGTTGAATGGTGAGATGACACTTTTACCTGCTTTAACGATATTAATTCTAGCACCAGAGTACTTTTTACCATTGCGTAATTTTTCTGACGATTATCATGCGACATTAAATGGTAAAAATGCTTTAACTGATGTATTGTCAATGATTGATAGACCGACAATTGAAGATCAAGATAAATTGGCGTTAACGACGTGGCATAATCAGACACAATTAACTTTATCACACGTTGATTTTTCCTATAGTGAACAAGCCGTTTTGAAAGATATTAATATACAAGTTACAGGTTATCAAAAAATTGCCGTCGTGGGCGAAAGTGGCTCAGGCAAGTCAACTTTACTTAATATTATAAGTGGCTTTTTATTACCAACTGATGGGCAAATTAATGTTGCGAATCAAACAATTCCGCATTTGGCCCAAGTAGATTGGCAGAAGCAATTCTTTTACATGCCACAGCATCCTTATATTTTCCATGACACACTCAGAGAAAATATAACGTTTTACGCGAAAAATGTAACGGATGAAAAAATAAGAATTGCTACGCAAAAAGCTGGGTTAACCGAATTTGTTAACGAATTACCAGAAGGTTTGGATAGTATTGTTGGCGAGAGTGGTCGACAGGTTTCTGGTGGACAAGCACAAAGAATAGCCTTAGCAAGAATGCTACTAGATGATCAGCGAAAAATTTTATTTTTTGACGAACCAACTGCGCATCTGGATATTGAAACTGAATATGATTTAAAACAGACCATGGCACCGATTTTGTCTTCACATTTGGTTTTTTTTGCAACGCACCGCCTGCATTGGTTAGATCAAATGGATTATGTTTTAGTAATGCGACATGGCAAAATAGTAGAACAAGGCGAACCAAAACAACTGCTAGCAGATGGTCGCAGCCAATTAAATCAATTACGTCATGACTTAGGAAGTGTATAG
- the cydB gene encoding cytochrome d ubiquinol oxidase subunit II: MSTLEIVWFVLIGILWAGFFFLEGFDFGIGMQFVLNARDQKDRDALYQAIGPNWDANEVWLVTAGGAMFAAFPFWYASLFSGFYLMLLIVLLSLIYRGVSFEFREQMPTIQGTQLWERLIALTSFLVPFFLGMIFTAMVSGTPIDAQGNLSAGFFDYVTPFTLVGGVAVSLMSYVHGLNYTRLRIDGPLRNRAMTQLKYLYPILLAGEALFAVLLFFYTDFIQTKTILMLILLLTLVLTTVIGWVLAVKRQQEIVPFILSGLTLIEVVVLLFTGLFPRVMVANNPVHTLNIAMTSSSAYTLKVMTIVVLIALPITLGYQIWSFWVFRKRIVSHKVVE; the protein is encoded by the coding sequence ATGAGTACTTTGGAAATTGTTTGGTTTGTTTTGATTGGTATTTTATGGGCAGGCTTCTTCTTTTTAGAAGGTTTTGATTTCGGTATTGGCATGCAATTTGTTCTTAATGCGCGTGATCAAAAAGATCGTGACGCTTTGTATCAAGCTATTGGTCCAAACTGGGATGCAAACGAAGTGTGGTTAGTTACTGCTGGAGGTGCCATGTTTGCAGCCTTTCCATTTTGGTATGCCTCTTTATTCTCGGGATTTTACTTAATGCTATTGATTGTTTTATTATCATTAATTTATCGTGGCGTGTCATTTGAATTTCGTGAGCAAATGCCAACAATTCAAGGGACGCAACTTTGGGAACGTTTAATTGCACTAACCTCATTTTTAGTACCGTTCTTTTTGGGTATGATTTTCACCGCTATGGTGTCTGGGACACCAATAGATGCTCAGGGTAATTTATCGGCAGGATTTTTTGATTATGTAACACCCTTTACATTAGTTGGTGGTGTGGCAGTATCGTTAATGAGTTATGTGCATGGTTTGAATTACACACGATTGCGTATAGATGGTCCGTTACGTAATCGGGCAATGACACAGTTGAAATATTTGTACCCAATTTTACTAGCTGGTGAGGCGTTGTTTGCCGTATTGTTATTTTTCTACACAGATTTTATACAGACTAAAACAATATTAATGCTTATTCTTTTGTTAACACTTGTTTTGACAACTGTCATAGGTTGGGTATTAGCTGTGAAAAGACAGCAAGAAATTGTACCATTTATCTTGTCTGGTCTAACATTGATTGAAGTGGTTGTGTTACTATTTACTGGACTATTTCCACGTGTTATGGTGGCCAATAATCCAGTACACACATTAAATATTGCGATGACTTCATCTTCTGCTTATACATTAAAGGTCATGACCATTGTTGTGTTAATAGCGTTACCCATCACGCTCGGTTATCAAATTTGGAGTTTCTGGGTTTTCCGTAAACGCATTGTGTCACACAAAGTGGTAGAATAA
- a CDS encoding cytochrome ubiquinol oxidase subunit I gives MVTLVGILDLARFQFAMTTIFHFFFVPMSIGLGVVVSVMETLYVIKKDEMYKKMAQFWGKIFLLSFAVGVVTGLIQEFQFGMNWSAYSRYVGDIFGSLLAIEALVAFFAESTFIGLWSFTWDRFKPGVHVLLIWITTIGSAISSLWILAANSFMQNPVGYAIDNHLGRAQLVSFSALLKNKQLWVQFPHVVVGTLVTAGFLVAGMSAFKLLNLKKGDSQVLFFRKSINIALIIGMIGIAGALVTGDRHAFDLQSMQPMKYAAMEGVDETIKSSDRKDKAQPWSLIAVTNPDTHKVIAKIEIPYVLSILGHHSLTGGDTVGTTELEKQFQKKYGKTHGDIKNYYVPENTLFYAFRVMTVGAGGLLMLAIVALWMNRKKSQLILTQRWFLWILGICIYVPFAINTAGWLVTELGRYPWVVYGLMPISDAVSPNVSVASLLISNIIYFLTFAVIGGVMVWLARRALHAGPYAEEEAQLSQSDPYSHLSEGSEA, from the coding sequence ATGGTTACATTAGTAGGCATTCTGGATTTAGCAAGATTTCAGTTTGCAATGACAACGATATTTCACTTTTTCTTCGTACCAATGTCAATTGGTTTGGGTGTTGTGGTATCAGTTATGGAAACATTGTATGTCATCAAAAAAGATGAGATGTACAAAAAAATGGCACAATTTTGGGGCAAAATATTTTTACTGAGTTTTGCTGTTGGTGTTGTGACAGGTCTAATTCAAGAATTTCAATTTGGTATGAATTGGTCTGCATATTCAAGATATGTCGGAGATATATTTGGTTCGTTGTTAGCCATAGAAGCCTTAGTGGCCTTTTTTGCTGAATCAACGTTCATTGGCTTATGGTCATTTACTTGGGATCGATTTAAACCAGGTGTCCATGTTTTGTTAATTTGGATAACGACCATCGGATCTGCGATATCATCGCTTTGGATTTTGGCTGCAAACTCGTTCATGCAAAATCCTGTTGGCTACGCCATTGATAATCATCTGGGACGCGCTCAGCTAGTTAGTTTTAGTGCGCTACTTAAAAATAAACAATTATGGGTTCAATTCCCACACGTGGTTGTTGGAACACTAGTTACAGCTGGTTTCTTGGTTGCTGGTATGTCTGCATTCAAATTATTAAATTTGAAAAAAGGTGATAGCCAAGTCCTGTTTTTCCGGAAATCAATTAATATTGCTTTGATTATTGGTATGATTGGAATAGCTGGTGCACTAGTGACAGGTGATCGACATGCTTTTGATTTACAATCTATGCAACCTATGAAGTACGCAGCGATGGAAGGTGTCGATGAAACAATTAAATCATCTGATAGAAAAGACAAAGCTCAGCCATGGTCGCTCATCGCTGTTACGAATCCAGATACACACAAAGTTATTGCAAAGATAGAAATACCATATGTATTATCAATCTTGGGTCATCATTCATTAACCGGTGGCGATACAGTTGGTACAACAGAACTTGAAAAGCAATTCCAAAAGAAATATGGTAAAACACATGGTGATATTAAAAATTATTATGTGCCTGAAAATACATTGTTTTATGCATTTCGTGTCATGACCGTTGGCGCTGGTGGCTTACTCATGTTAGCAATTGTTGCACTGTGGATGAACCGTAAAAAATCTCAACTTATTTTGACACAGCGCTGGTTTTTGTGGATTTTAGGTATTTGCATTTACGTACCGTTTGCGATAAACACTGCTGGTTGGCTGGTAACAGAACTTGGTCGTTATCCATGGGTTGTTTATGGTTTAATGCCAATTAGTGATGCCGTTTCACCAAATGTTTCGGTAGCCTCACTCCTGATTTCAAATATTATATACTTTTTGACTTTTGCAGTAATTGGTGGTGTGATGGTTTGGTTAGCACGTAGAGCATTACATGCAGGACCATACGCTGAAGAGGAGGCACAGTTGTCACAAAGTGATCCTTATAGTCATTTATCAGAAGGGAGTGAAGCTTAA
- a CDS encoding DUF1292 domain-containing protein, translating into MANQNEIQNITLVDENGDETLYEILFTFHSDEYSKDYILLIPEGVEDDEEVDIQAYIFNPDENGEATEEDLIQIEDDKEWDMVEEVLNTFLDDDNNFE; encoded by the coding sequence ATGGCAAATCAAAACGAAATACAAAACATCACATTAGTTGATGAAAATGGGGATGAAACACTGTATGAAATACTGTTCACATTTCACTCTGATGAGTATAGCAAAGACTATATTTTGCTTATTCCAGAAGGTGTTGAAGATGATGAAGAAGTTGACATCCAAGCTTATATTTTCAATCCTGATGAAAATGGGGAAGCCACTGAAGAAGATTTGATTCAAATAGAAGATGATAAAGAATGGGACATGGTTGAAGAAGTGTTAAATACATTTTTAGACGATGACAACAACTTCGAATAA
- the ruvX gene encoding Holliday junction resolvase RuvX has product MRILGLDVGSRTVGVSVSDPMGWTAQGVEIIRINEDENEFGLQRLGEIIKEKQAKSVVVGLPKNMNNSEGPRAEAARNYAKMVEERFELPTDFQDERLTTVQAERMLIEEADVSRKKRKQVIDKIAAEFILQNYLDANGKLTK; this is encoded by the coding sequence ATGCGCATATTAGGATTAGATGTTGGAAGTCGTACAGTCGGTGTATCAGTTAGTGACCCCATGGGGTGGACCGCACAAGGCGTTGAAATTATTCGTATTAATGAGGACGAAAATGAATTTGGTTTGCAGCGACTTGGTGAAATTATCAAGGAAAAGCAAGCCAAATCTGTCGTTGTTGGTTTACCAAAAAATATGAATAATTCTGAAGGGCCACGAGCAGAAGCTGCACGCAATTATGCCAAGATGGTCGAAGAACGTTTTGAATTGCCAACAGACTTTCAGGATGAACGACTTACCACTGTGCAAGCGGAGCGTATGTTAATTGAAGAGGCAGATGTCTCACGAAAAAAGCGAAAACAAGTAATTGATAAAATTGCTGCCGAGTTTATTTTACAAAATTATTTGGATGCTAATGGTAAATTAACAAAATAA
- a CDS encoding IreB family regulatory phosphoprotein — protein MSVGDETAIFDFGNQMPKDIHDTLEIVYNALEEKGYNPINQIVGYLMSGDPAYIPRLNDARNLIKRHERDEIIEELVRAYLKK, from the coding sequence ATGTCAGTAGGAGATGAAACAGCCATATTTGATTTTGGTAATCAAATGCCAAAGGATATTCATGATACATTAGAAATAGTTTATAACGCCTTAGAAGAAAAAGGCTATAACCCGATTAATCAAATTGTTGGTTATTTAATGTCAGGTGATCCAGCTTATATTCCGCGCCTTAATGATGCACGTAATTTAATTAAGCGTCACGAACGTGATGAAATTATTGAAGAACTTGTACGCGCCTATTTAAAAAAATAA